The following proteins are encoded in a genomic region of Vanessa cardui chromosome W, ilVanCard2.1, whole genome shotgun sequence:
- the LOC124542753 gene encoding uncharacterized protein LOC124542753 yields the protein MESIKNTIEELTALFNTKMAEFQKELKTSIPATSPTSNINSQFNLFRSFVLTALENLQLQVEFLSRQYDQLEMHSRKKIILLHGIAEDSKENVAVRASKTLAEHLNIPNISPDSFRHCHRLGHMITKKPRPVLIKFKDQSVKDKVWSTKSSLKGSGITMSEFLTKGRHKTFLAARQRFGVAKCWTRDGFIIVLSPDGSRHRITTMVELQAIQSAESDSSVPQMSPDVEEAPKPSKGINPRLKRTVKKQT from the coding sequence ATGGAGTCTATCAAGAACACAATAGAAGAACTCACTGcactatttaatacaaaaatggcTGAATtccaaaaagaattaaaaacctCCATCCCAGCAACGAGCCCCACATCAAATATTAACAGTCAGTTCAATTTATTTCGGTCATTTGTTCTGACAGCCTTAGAAAATTTACAACTACAAGTCGAATTTCTATCAAGGCAATATGACCAATTAGAAATGCATTCTAGAAAGAAAATTATTCTGTTGCATGGAATTGCTGAAGATTCTAAAGAGAATGTCGCTGTGCGTGCCTCAAAAACATTAGCTGAACATCTGAATATTCCAAATATTAGCCCCGACTCCTTTAGACATTGTCATCGTTTAGGGCATATGATTACGAAGAAGCCCCGTCCAGTACTAATAAAGTTTAAAGACCAATCTGTCAAAGATAAGGTCTGGTCCACCAAGTCCAGTTTGAAAGGCTCCGGAATAACCATGTCCGAGTTTCTCACAAAGGGCCGCCACAAAACATTCCTGGCCGCAAGACAAAGGTTCGGGGTTGCAAAGTGTTGGACCAGAGACGGATTCATTATAGTTTTGTCTCCGGATGGCTCGCGGCATCGTATTACCACCATGGTGGAATTGCAAGCTATTCAGAGTGCTGAGAGCGATTCCTCAGTCCCGCAGATGTCACCTGATGTCGAGGAAGCCCCCAAACCATCCAAAGGCATTAATCCTAGGCTTAAGAGGACTGTGAAAAAACAAACGTAA